From a single Bryobacter aggregatus MPL3 genomic region:
- a CDS encoding DOPA 4,5-dioxygenase family protein, whose product MADHDEEKIVPNTDVDQYWADLVAPSRRNLILAAGGLVTAALGSGEVLAADEITSADPRYQAIVPPRDQGKSPWGYETYKEATTRPRGVRPGEEGGLPKAPRPYTDIKSYHAHFYFDEDSYEKAALVRKWSAERFPVELGNWNLEPRGPHVTPSFYFGFTNDLLPTLVPWLQLNSLGLTVLLHPNTDDPRADHLYYTLWVNRSQPVNAYGMKKPPKNADGSSQIEKIFPNTKPTIKLES is encoded by the coding sequence ATGGCTGACCACGATGAAGAAAAGATTGTTCCCAACACAGATGTTGACCAGTATTGGGCAGATCTGGTTGCGCCCTCGCGGCGGAATCTGATTCTTGCGGCTGGTGGTTTGGTAACGGCTGCTTTGGGAAGCGGGGAAGTCTTGGCCGCTGACGAGATCACGAGTGCGGACCCTCGCTATCAGGCGATCGTTCCTCCGCGCGATCAAGGCAAGAGTCCCTGGGGCTACGAGACTTATAAAGAGGCGACAACCCGGCCGCGCGGTGTCCGTCCGGGAGAAGAGGGTGGCTTGCCGAAAGCTCCCCGGCCCTATACCGACATCAAGAGCTATCACGCGCACTTCTACTTTGATGAGGACAGCTACGAGAAGGCGGCGCTGGTGCGCAAGTGGTCGGCTGAGCGCTTTCCGGTGGAGTTGGGCAATTGGAATCTCGAGCCGCGCGGGCCACATGTAACTCCGTCCTTCTACTTTGGTTTCACGAACGATCTGTTGCCGACTTTGGTGCCATGGCTACAACTGAACAGCCTGGGGCTGACGGTGTTGTTGCACCCGAATACAGACGACCCGCGCGCCGATCATCTGTACTACACACTGTGGGTGAATCGCTCGCAGCCGGTGAATGCCTATGGGATGAAGAAGCCACCGAAGAACGCCGATGGTTCGTCGCAGATCGAGAAGATCTTCCCGAACACGAAGCCGACGATCAAGCTGGAATCTTAG
- the mutL gene encoding DNA mismatch repair endonuclease MutL, translated as MGKIKVLPDAVANQIAAGEVVERPASVVKELLENSLDAGSTDIRVEIEAGGRRLIRITDNGSGMMRDDAMLAFERHATSKLSSVHDLESIGTLGFRGEALPSIGSVSRLTLETHSRDESSGTRVEISGGKMIKCEDAGLAAGTILTIRDLFFNVPARKKFLRSEQTELAHIASLVTHYSLAHPDKSFELHHGPSELLRVTPVSTALERVFQVFGNRILEDLVEFGPETKSLSTPEGEQKKFSLSGFVSKPHIQKLNRNSIYLFVNGRLIRDKLLLHALTSAYHNLIPPACYPFALLFLDCDFGEVDVNVHPSKTEVRFRHSSFVHDFVRDAVRGKLMESKPVSSLPLPSYQTQPASSLPFSEFTQRIENTAPDYSEMVVPFPDGPPPEPRTLPNFRLDLPAGPPQRFDFNDVPQATMPPARMRIPDTHGPLPPGVASATEMESMGSLGDLRPIGQIHNSFIIAAGRDGLWIIDQHVAHERILFEQVLRQFARREAQQQRLLMPMVMELSVGQHLEYARIAEELARAGFETEPFGNRTIAIQAAPTGLGPGDIEKAIHEILDIAETELRKSSVEDLRRNIAASVACRAAIKINTPLDQQKMDYLLLELAKCEYPMACPHGRPIALRYSTRDILKGFHRI; from the coding sequence GTGGGAAAAATCAAAGTACTGCCGGACGCAGTCGCCAACCAGATCGCTGCTGGCGAAGTGGTGGAGCGTCCGGCCTCCGTCGTCAAGGAATTACTCGAGAATTCTCTCGATGCCGGTTCGACTGATATCCGGGTTGAAATTGAAGCAGGCGGGCGTCGCCTCATCCGCATCACCGACAACGGGTCGGGCATGATGCGCGATGATGCGATGCTCGCCTTTGAGCGTCATGCGACCTCAAAATTGAGCTCTGTCCATGATCTGGAGAGCATTGGCACGCTCGGCTTTCGCGGGGAAGCGCTGCCGTCGATCGGTTCGGTGTCGCGGCTGACTCTCGAGACGCATTCGCGCGACGAATCGAGCGGGACACGAGTCGAGATCAGCGGCGGCAAGATGATCAAGTGTGAGGACGCGGGACTCGCTGCCGGGACGATCCTCACGATTCGCGACCTCTTCTTCAATGTCCCGGCGCGCAAGAAGTTTCTGCGTAGCGAGCAGACCGAGCTGGCGCACATTGCCTCGCTGGTGACGCATTACAGCCTCGCACATCCAGACAAGTCCTTTGAACTGCATCATGGCCCGAGCGAATTGCTGCGGGTGACACCGGTGAGTACGGCGCTCGAACGGGTCTTTCAGGTGTTTGGGAATCGCATTCTCGAAGATCTGGTGGAGTTCGGCCCCGAGACCAAATCGCTGTCAACGCCTGAAGGGGAGCAGAAGAAGTTTTCATTGTCGGGCTTTGTCTCAAAGCCGCACATCCAGAAGCTGAACCGCAATTCGATCTATCTCTTTGTGAATGGGCGTCTGATTCGTGACAAGCTGTTGCTGCATGCTCTTACCAGCGCTTATCACAACCTTATTCCTCCGGCCTGCTATCCCTTTGCATTGCTGTTTCTCGATTGCGATTTTGGCGAAGTCGATGTGAATGTCCATCCGTCGAAGACCGAGGTTCGCTTTCGCCATAGCTCCTTTGTGCATGACTTTGTGCGCGATGCGGTTCGCGGCAAATTGATGGAATCGAAGCCAGTCTCGAGCCTGCCCTTGCCGAGCTACCAGACGCAGCCCGCCTCGTCGCTGCCCTTTAGCGAGTTCACGCAGCGGATCGAGAACACCGCACCCGACTACTCGGAGATGGTAGTTCCGTTTCCGGACGGGCCGCCGCCAGAGCCGCGTACGCTTCCGAACTTCCGGCTCGACCTGCCGGCGGGGCCTCCGCAGCGCTTTGACTTCAATGACGTTCCGCAAGCGACGATGCCACCGGCGCGGATGCGGATTCCCGATACGCATGGTCCTTTGCCGCCAGGCGTTGCTTCGGCTACGGAGATGGAGAGCATGGGTTCACTCGGCGATTTGCGGCCGATCGGGCAAATCCACAACAGCTTCATCATCGCGGCCGGCCGTGATGGTTTGTGGATCATCGATCAGCATGTGGCGCATGAGCGGATTCTGTTTGAGCAGGTGCTGCGGCAGTTTGCCCGCCGAGAAGCGCAGCAGCAACGGCTTCTCATGCCTATGGTGATGGAGCTCAGCGTGGGGCAGCACTTGGAGTATGCCCGGATCGCTGAAGAACTGGCGCGGGCCGGCTTTGAGACCGAGCCCTTCGGCAACCGGACCATCGCGATCCAGGCCGCGCCCACTGGCTTGGGGCCAGGGGATATCGAAAAGGCGATCCATGAGATTCTCGATATCGCAGAGACGGAGTTGCGCAAGTCTTCGGTGGAAGACCTGCGCCGCAACATTGCCGCCAGCGTCGCTTGCCGCGCGGCGATCAAGATCAATACACCGCTCGACCAGCAGAAGATGGACTATCTGCTGTTAGAACTGGCCAAGTGCGAGTATCCGATGGCCTGTCCGCACGGGAGGCCGATTGCCTTACGCTACTCCACACGGGACATTCTGAAGGGCTTTCATCGAATCTGA
- a CDS encoding TolC family protein — MLRTISTSVLLCCCVFGQTTTTTTTAPNVFNDSSELSPYPQFGTKNYFATIFRRDTPKFELQGPVRLQDHVVGEKLELSLKAYLELALNNNTDIQIQRLSLEIPKNAITRAFSMYDPQFVGRFGSTRSKTAATDALAGATTVSTLSQPLTLNWSQLAPTGTQYSVNYGASKNSTNSTFASLNPAYSSNLNLAFTQPLWRGRDLSILRAPITLAKSRLRANEYAFQDQLQQLLTNAENAYWDVIGARENQKVQEQALALADTSLKRAQRELELGALPALEIYQPQAVYARAEILVTQARYRLAQAEDALRRQMGIDLDPELRKLPIILTESVLPPTDNTPFDKESIVADAIRLRPDLLNQRQQLDIDEIGIKVTSDSLKPDFSLFGNYSIQGRGGPFIQRQNIFNPDGTTSPVVSTIPGGIGDALGQMWGFGYPIIGGGVQLRLPIKDRNASANYADAVVSKRLDQLRLRVVEQNVRLDVLTAINQVENSRASVDLAKIAADLAQKRVEADQKRYELGTITLFFLLDSQNALTQAQSDLVTQSVQYRRNLLNLYRRGGTLLTERGISTN, encoded by the coding sequence ATGCTCCGTACTATTAGCACTTCTGTGTTGCTCTGCTGCTGTGTGTTCGGGCAGACCACCACTACTACCACCACTGCTCCGAATGTCTTCAATGACTCCTCCGAGCTTTCGCCTTACCCGCAATTCGGGACCAAGAATTACTTTGCGACGATCTTCCGCCGGGACACTCCGAAGTTTGAACTTCAGGGGCCGGTGCGGTTGCAGGATCATGTTGTCGGCGAGAAGCTCGAGCTATCGCTGAAGGCGTATCTGGAACTCGCGTTAAATAACAACACGGACATCCAGATCCAGCGGCTGTCCTTGGAGATTCCGAAGAACGCAATCACCCGCGCCTTTTCCATGTACGACCCGCAGTTTGTCGGGCGTTTTGGCAGCACACGCTCCAAAACCGCTGCAACAGACGCCCTGGCGGGAGCCACGACCGTGTCCACCCTGTCGCAGCCTTTAACGCTGAACTGGTCGCAACTGGCGCCCACCGGCACGCAGTACAGCGTGAACTATGGGGCGAGCAAGAACAGCACCAATAGCACCTTTGCCAGCTTGAACCCAGCCTATTCGTCGAACCTCAATCTGGCCTTCACCCAGCCCCTGTGGCGTGGCCGCGACCTGTCGATCCTGCGGGCTCCGATCACACTTGCCAAGTCCCGTCTGCGGGCCAACGAGTATGCCTTCCAGGACCAGTTGCAGCAGTTGCTGACCAACGCGGAGAACGCGTATTGGGACGTGATTGGTGCGCGCGAGAATCAGAAGGTGCAGGAGCAGGCGCTGGCGCTGGCCGACACCAGTCTGAAGCGCGCACAGCGCGAACTGGAATTAGGCGCCCTGCCGGCTCTCGAAATCTACCAGCCGCAAGCCGTCTATGCCCGCGCTGAGATTCTTGTGACGCAGGCGCGTTATCGCCTGGCACAGGCTGAGGATGCCTTGCGCCGCCAGATGGGAATCGATCTCGATCCGGAACTGCGCAAACTTCCGATCATCCTGACGGAATCGGTGCTGCCTCCGACGGATAATACTCCCTTTGACAAGGAATCGATTGTGGCCGATGCGATCCGCCTGCGGCCGGACTTGCTGAATCAGCGCCAGCAGTTGGATATCGACGAGATCGGCATCAAAGTGACTTCTGACAGCCTGAAGCCGGACTTCTCGCTGTTTGGCAACTATTCGATCCAGGGCCGTGGTGGTCCTTTCATCCAACGGCAGAATATCTTCAATCCGGACGGCACCACCAGCCCGGTGGTATCGACGATTCCGGGGGGGATCGGCGATGCGCTCGGCCAGATGTGGGGCTTCGGCTATCCGATTATCGGCGGCGGCGTGCAGCTTCGTCTTCCGATCAAGGATCGCAATGCTTCGGCAAACTACGCCGATGCAGTGGTGAGCAAGCGGCTCGACCAGTTGCGCTTGCGCGTAGTCGAACAGAACGTCCGTCTCGATGTGCTGACGGCGATCAACCAGGTGGAGAATAGCCGGGCCAGTGTCGATCTCGCAAAGATCGCTGCAGACCTCGCGCAGAAGCGTGTCGAGGCCGACCAGAAGCGCTATGAACTCGGCACGATCACGCTGTTCTTCCTGCTTGATTCGCAGAATGCCCTGACCCAGGCGCAGAGTGATCTGGTGACGCAGAGCGTGCAGTACCGGCGCAATTTGCTGAACCTCTATCGCCGCGGCGGAACCCTTCTGACGGAGCGTGGTATTAGTACGAACTGA
- a CDS encoding ABC transporter permease → MKGIFQGILPELYMGLSSLLVHKLRSMLTMLGMIFGVGAVVAMLSITAGAQKEMMSYIDLLGVNNIIVEAKEAVDRNELQARRLVSPGLTFRDYRAIKENVQGLEASTPRKRFKPLKVLPKTSAETPLLIGVEPSYLIINSLKVTEGRFFNEQDNDTSAPVCVLGETAKVNLLGYEPAVGKFVKVNDTWLQVIGVLSQQATADSDSEGAEVSNRNNLIISPLNTVMRRFEDNNSFLKDEIDGIYMRVLPTADSIEISGIVRSLLDSTHKDAGDYNTIVPAGLLEQRRRTSFIFSVVMLCIAGISLLVGGIGIMNIMLATVLERTKEIGIRRAIGARQVDIVRQFLMEALLISMLGGLIGIAFGFTLSKVIATAAGWSTVVTTSSIVVAFGVSVGIGLVFGIYPAMQAAKLDPIEAIRYE, encoded by the coding sequence ATGAAGGGTATTTTCCAGGGCATTTTGCCCGAGCTTTACATGGGCCTCAGCAGCCTGCTCGTGCACAAGTTGCGCAGCATGCTGACGATGTTGGGCATGATCTTCGGCGTGGGCGCGGTGGTGGCCATGTTGTCCATCACAGCCGGCGCACAGAAGGAGATGATGAGCTACATCGACTTGCTCGGTGTGAACAACATCATTGTCGAGGCGAAGGAAGCGGTGGACCGCAACGAGTTGCAGGCGCGCCGTCTGGTTTCGCCCGGCTTGACTTTCCGCGACTACCGCGCGATCAAAGAGAATGTACAGGGGCTCGAAGCTTCGACTCCCCGCAAGCGCTTTAAGCCATTGAAGGTGTTGCCGAAGACCTCGGCCGAGACACCGCTGCTGATTGGCGTCGAGCCAAGCTATCTCATTATCAACAGCCTGAAGGTGACCGAAGGCCGCTTCTTCAACGAACAGGACAACGATACTTCGGCGCCCGTGTGCGTGCTGGGCGAAACGGCGAAGGTGAATCTGCTGGGCTATGAGCCCGCCGTGGGCAAGTTTGTGAAGGTGAATGACACCTGGCTGCAAGTGATCGGTGTGTTGTCGCAACAGGCGACGGCAGATTCGGATTCGGAAGGCGCTGAAGTCTCCAACCGCAACAATCTCATCATCTCGCCGCTGAACACCGTGATGCGGCGCTTTGAAGACAACAACAGCTTTTTGAAAGACGAGATTGACGGCATCTACATGCGGGTGTTGCCGACTGCGGACTCGATCGAGATTTCGGGTATTGTCCGATCGCTACTCGATTCCACCCACAAGGATGCGGGCGATTACAACACGATCGTGCCTGCGGGCTTGCTCGAACAGCGCCGCCGCACCTCCTTCATCTTCAGCGTCGTGATGCTTTGCATCGCCGGCATTTCTCTGTTGGTGGGCGGCATCGGCATCATGAACATCATGCTGGCGACGGTGCTCGAGCGCACCAAGGAGATCGGCATCCGCCGCGCCATCGGCGCGAGACAAGTCGACATCGTCCGGCAATTCTTGATGGAAGCCTTGCTGATCTCGATGCTCGGCGGGCTGATCGGCATTGCCTTTGGCTTTACGCTGTCGAAGGTGATCGCGACGGCGGCCGGATGGTCGACCGTTGTTACCACCTCGTCGATTGTCGTTGCCTTCGGCGTCTCGGTCGGCATCGGACTTGTCTTCGGTATTTATCCGGCCATGCAGGCCGCCAAACTGGATCCTATTGAGGCCATTCGCTACGAATAA
- a CDS encoding HlyD family secretion protein, which translates to MRKLILRLVILLAVVGAGYAAFRVYQQLPQRQETTATAKVKQGDVVVRSFARGELRAVRSATLTAPNLFGTVQVTKLATLGSMAREKDLIVEFDDAEVISRLEEKQLELDQIDEQVKKAQADLAIRDNQDQVELLRSRYAVRRAELEVKRNELISAIDAKKNLLTLEESKRRLAQLESDIKSRREQAQAELAVLGEKRNKATLELNRENQRLAQVKLIAPMSGLVAIKPNRSTVMMFGMTLPDIREGDQVQPGMQVADILDLSELEVVAKVGELDRANLTEGQDVSMHLDALPDKKFTGKIKSLSGTASSNMFSADPAKKFDVLFSIEMHQLLKALGANETQISRILAQAETNRHKAPLQTNASAAPDGNVADELTKKRKELVAKYANGKVLAELRPEERKAVNAKVDADLQKLGLIAASSGGGGHRLAGLFNVGGIMVSQKDLDNARLPVPPDEDNQLDVLLRPGLLADVEIVVDKVPNAIHVPIQSVFEKDGKQIVYVKNGNRFEPREIKPLKRSESVMIIASGVAVGETIALADPEAKPGDKKKGDQKSGGAAAALPGGKGGM; encoded by the coding sequence ATGCGAAAACTGATTTTGAGACTCGTCATCCTGTTGGCAGTCGTGGGGGCGGGTTATGCCGCCTTCCGCGTGTACCAACAACTGCCCCAGCGGCAGGAAACCACAGCAACCGCCAAGGTGAAGCAAGGAGATGTGGTGGTGCGAAGCTTTGCGCGCGGGGAACTGCGCGCGGTTCGCAGCGCAACGCTCACCGCACCGAATCTGTTTGGTACGGTGCAAGTGACCAAACTCGCCACGCTTGGTTCCATGGCGCGCGAGAAGGATTTGATCGTTGAGTTTGACGACGCCGAAGTGATTTCGCGTCTCGAAGAAAAGCAGCTCGAACTCGATCAAATCGATGAGCAAGTAAAGAAGGCGCAGGCCGATCTGGCGATTCGCGACAACCAGGATCAGGTGGAATTGCTGCGCTCGCGCTACGCTGTCCGGCGTGCGGAACTGGAAGTGAAGCGTAATGAGCTGATCAGCGCAATTGACGCGAAGAAGAATCTGTTGACGCTCGAGGAATCCAAGCGGCGCTTAGCCCAGCTCGAAAGCGACATCAAGAGCCGCCGGGAGCAGGCGCAGGCTGAACTGGCCGTACTCGGAGAGAAGCGCAATAAAGCGACGCTTGAATTGAATCGTGAAAATCAACGTCTGGCCCAGGTGAAGTTGATTGCCCCGATGAGCGGACTGGTGGCGATCAAGCCGAACCGTTCGACGGTCATGATGTTCGGGATGACCTTGCCGGATATCCGCGAAGGCGATCAAGTGCAACCCGGCATGCAGGTGGCTGACATCCTCGACCTCTCGGAGCTGGAGGTGGTGGCGAAGGTGGGCGAGTTAGACCGCGCCAATCTGACGGAAGGCCAGGATGTATCGATGCACCTTGATGCGCTGCCCGACAAGAAATTTACGGGCAAGATCAAGTCTTTGAGCGGCACCGCGTCTTCCAATATGTTCAGCGCAGACCCGGCTAAGAAGTTCGATGTGCTGTTCTCGATTGAGATGCACCAATTGTTGAAGGCGTTGGGGGCAAACGAGACCCAGATCAGCCGGATTCTCGCGCAGGCCGAAACGAATCGGCACAAGGCCCCGCTCCAGACAAATGCCAGCGCAGCGCCCGATGGAAATGTGGCCGATGAATTGACCAAGAAGCGCAAGGAACTGGTGGCGAAGTATGCCAATGGGAAGGTGCTGGCGGAACTCCGTCCAGAAGAGCGCAAGGCCGTCAACGCCAAGGTGGATGCGGATCTGCAGAAGCTTGGATTGATTGCCGCATCCAGTGGTGGCGGCGGGCATCGCCTTGCGGGACTGTTCAATGTGGGGGGCATCATGGTGTCGCAGAAAGATCTCGACAACGCCCGGCTCCCAGTTCCTCCTGATGAAGACAATCAACTCGACGTTTTGTTACGCCCCGGTCTGTTGGCTGACGTGGAAATCGTCGTCGACAAGGTGCCGAATGCGATCCATGTGCCTATCCAGTCCGTCTTTGAGAAGGACGGCAAGCAGATCGTCTACGTGAAGAACGGCAATCGCTTTGAGCCGCGTGAGATCAAGCCTTTGAAGCGCAGCGAGAGCGTCATGATCATTGCCAGTGGGGTCGCGGTGGGGGAAACCATCGCGCTGGCGGACCCGGAAGCAAAGCCGGGTGACAAGAAAAAGGGTGACCAGAAAAGCGGTGGTGCGGCTGCCGCGCTGCCTGGCGGCAAGGGAGGCATGTAA
- a CDS encoding efflux RND transporter periplasmic adaptor subunit — MSEIKPKIRIGMTESSIRRKRILMAVVVIACAGGAYAAYNYNQKASVVEVPVAKVRRGEFRIVVRTRGEIRSVNSTTILAPQVPELRIVTLAESGKMIRKGEVVVEFDAAQQEQNLLERNTSVRTIDSQTVQTQASHRIVTELDGMNKMTAEYNLERSKLEASKAEVVSEIEGAKSRIDVGISHGELGQVGQTINTHKATQRADMERMEQNKDKAVRDVNRAKGYLSNMVLRAPSDGIVNLLPNFRTQGNWGSSPPPFKEGDRAWTGAAIAEIPDLSELRIDLKLEEVDRGKMELGQKVKVRVDAIPDREFDAKLDWISPIASVQWRGGGMTEKSFPARATIIGNDKRLRPGMSASAEILIESNANQLLIPTRASFSSQGKPSVYVQNGQNFTVRLIEVGKRNDNEIVVLNGLKEGEAVTLENPAEAARKQKKL, encoded by the coding sequence ATGTCAGAGATTAAACCAAAGATCCGTATTGGAATGACGGAAAGCAGCATCCGGCGCAAGCGGATCCTGATGGCGGTGGTTGTGATTGCTTGTGCAGGCGGGGCCTATGCCGCTTACAACTACAACCAGAAGGCGAGCGTGGTGGAGGTGCCGGTGGCGAAGGTGCGCCGCGGCGAGTTCCGCATTGTAGTGCGCACCCGTGGTGAGATTCGCAGTGTGAATTCAACCACGATCCTGGCGCCGCAAGTGCCGGAGTTGCGGATTGTCACGTTGGCCGAAAGCGGAAAAATGATTCGCAAGGGCGAAGTGGTGGTCGAATTTGACGCTGCGCAGCAGGAGCAGAATCTGCTCGAGCGCAATACGAGTGTCCGCACCATCGACAGCCAGACGGTGCAGACCCAAGCTTCGCATCGGATCGTTACCGAACTCGATGGCATGAACAAGATGACGGCGGAGTACAATCTCGAGCGCTCGAAGCTCGAGGCGAGCAAAGCCGAAGTGGTGAGCGAGATTGAAGGCGCCAAGAGCCGCATCGATGTGGGGATTTCTCACGGCGAACTCGGCCAGGTGGGGCAAACCATCAACACGCACAAGGCGACGCAACGCGCCGACATGGAGCGGATGGAGCAGAACAAGGACAAGGCGGTGCGCGACGTGAATCGCGCCAAGGGCTATCTGTCGAATATGGTGTTGCGCGCCCCGAGCGACGGCATCGTGAACCTGTTGCCGAATTTCCGCACCCAGGGGAATTGGGGATCGAGCCCGCCTCCCTTCAAGGAAGGCGACCGCGCCTGGACCGGTGCGGCGATCGCCGAGATTCCTGATCTCTCCGAGTTGCGCATTGATCTGAAGCTTGAAGAAGTAGACCGCGGCAAGATGGAGCTGGGACAGAAGGTAAAGGTGCGTGTCGATGCGATTCCCGATCGCGAATTCGATGCGAAGCTCGATTGGATCAGCCCGATTGCCTCGGTGCAATGGCGTGGCGGTGGCATGACGGAAAAGAGTTTTCCGGCGCGCGCCACGATCATTGGCAACGATAAGCGGCTGCGCCCGGGCATGAGTGCCTCAGCGGAGATTCTGATCGAAAGCAATGCGAATCAGCTCCTGATTCCGACACGGGCCAGCTTCAGCTCTCAGGGCAAGCCGAGCGTATATGTACAGAACGGACAGAACTTCACGGTGCGATTGATTGAAGTGGGCAAGCGCAATGACAACGAAATTGTTGTCCTGAACGGTCTCAAAGAGGGCGAAGCCGTCACTCTCGAGAACCCGGCAGAAGCAGCGCGGAAGCAGAAAAAACTCTAG
- a CDS encoding efflux RND transporter periplasmic adaptor subunit produces the protein MQPNAQPDAGTPAPVTPSSKPGPVVVSVHEEERKPTSKWLILLVFVVVGGVGYWLWTKQVAIDRAAAQVRAGVRTATVQTGRLERSLRISGITAAEKFNSLIAPQIRGNRSGRGRSGFNLAGMDQASVASLPALGGGGGASSSGGSAAAAGAASSLTSSGGTAARSFGGSGATKAASSRVSSGSSGSANRSTASASSGSSSSLGSDGLGSTSSQLNGVLGGGGGGGDFNLVLQNLVKPGSMVRKGQTVAEFDRQFMLTRLDDYNATVATAKAQLAQQKANLELARYTHNQNIEKAKAALDKAKLDMRTIPVLSQIDAERARLSLEEATAQYQQQLAEGKFIDAQEKAQLKYAELEFKALEMELRRAEQNAERMISKATIDGMTVMQNIFRGSEFAQIQEGDQLYPGQFFMQVVDPNSMIINAVVNQVDGERLRMGQKARIRFDAYPGLEVPAHIVSIAAVPKSGGMRATYVREIPVLLRIDKMDPRIIPDLSCSVDVVLAEDAEATIAPLAGVFEDERTGKKFVYVKQGEAWNRREIEVGLESYLVASVKGLKTGEVIALDKPPADNKG, from the coding sequence ATGCAGCCCAATGCCCAGCCAGACGCCGGAACTCCGGCGCCGGTCACGCCCAGTAGCAAGCCAGGTCCGGTGGTGGTCTCGGTCCACGAAGAGGAACGAAAACCGACCTCGAAGTGGTTGATTCTACTTGTCTTTGTCGTAGTCGGCGGGGTCGGCTACTGGTTGTGGACAAAACAGGTAGCGATCGATCGCGCGGCGGCGCAGGTGCGCGCCGGGGTTCGGACGGCGACCGTACAGACGGGACGCCTGGAGCGGTCTTTGCGTATTTCTGGCATCACGGCCGCGGAAAAATTCAATTCGCTGATCGCACCGCAGATCCGCGGCAACCGGAGTGGCCGTGGCCGGTCCGGTTTTAATCTTGCGGGCATGGATCAAGCTTCGGTGGCCAGCCTCCCGGCTCTCGGTGGAGGAGGGGGCGCTTCGAGTTCCGGTGGTTCTGCGGCCGCCGCAGGCGCGGCAAGTTCTTTAACCTCGAGTGGTGGAACGGCGGCTCGTTCTTTTGGTGGCTCGGGAGCGACCAAGGCGGCTTCCAGCCGTGTGAGTTCCGGCTCGAGCGGGTCGGCGAACCGGAGTACGGCCTCGGCTTCGAGCGGGTCGAGCTCCAGTCTCGGTTCGGACGGTCTGGGTTCCACTTCGAGCCAGCTCAATGGCGTACTCGGTGGCGGCGGTGGTGGCGGGGATTTCAATCTGGTTCTCCAGAATCTGGTGAAGCCGGGCTCGATGGTGCGGAAGGGGCAAACCGTCGCGGAATTTGACCGTCAGTTCATGCTGACCCGTCTCGACGACTACAACGCGACGGTCGCGACCGCCAAGGCGCAATTGGCGCAACAAAAGGCGAATCTGGAACTCGCTCGTTATACCCACAATCAAAATATCGAAAAAGCAAAAGCTGCTCTCGATAAGGCAAAGCTCGACATGCGCACGATTCCGGTGCTCAGCCAGATCGACGCGGAGCGGGCTCGGTTGTCGTTGGAAGAAGCGACGGCGCAGTACCAACAGCAATTGGCCGAGGGTAAGTTTATCGACGCACAGGAAAAAGCCCAGTTGAAGTATGCCGAACTGGAATTCAAGGCGCTCGAGATGGAACTCCGCCGGGCAGAACAGAACGCCGAGCGGATGATCTCAAAGGCGACGATCGACGGTATGACGGTGATGCAGAACATCTTCCGTGGTTCTGAGTTTGCTCAGATCCAGGAAGGCGATCAGCTCTACCCCGGACAGTTCTTTATGCAGGTGGTGGACCCGAACTCGATGATCATCAACGCGGTGGTGAATCAGGTGGATGGGGAACGACTGCGCATGGGCCAGAAGGCGCGGATTCGATTTGATGCCTATCCCGGCCTGGAAGTGCCGGCCCATATCGTGAGCATTGCTGCGGTGCCGAAATCAGGTGGCATGCGGGCGACCTACGTGCGCGAAATTCCGGTTCTGTTGCGGATCGATAAAATGGATCCGCGCATCATTCCAGATCTGAGTTGCAGCGTGGATGTCGTGTTGGCGGAAGATGCTGAGGCAACCATTGCGCCATTGGCCGGAGTGTTCGAGGACGAACGGACGGGGAAGAAGTTTGTGTACGTCAAACAGGGCGAGGCGTGGAATCGCCGCGAAATCGAAGTGGGACTGGAATCATATCTGGTGGCCTCGGTAAAGGGATTGAAGACGGGCGAGGTGATTGCTCTCGACAAGCCGCCGGCCGACAACAAGGGGTAG